A single Aminobacterium mobile DSM 12262 DNA region contains:
- the tsf gene encoding translation elongation factor Ts codes for MADISASAVRELRERTGAGMMDCKHALVETNGDMEKAIDFLREKGIAKAAKKAARTAADGRVFCYLHTNAKIASMVELNCETDFVAKTDEFQELGHELAMQVAATAPLYIDPEEIPTEVLDREKDIYRQQALDEGKPEKIVDKIAEGKVQKYYETVCLLEQPYIRDGDKKVKDLVIANIAKLGENIKVGKIARFAIGE; via the coding sequence ATGGCGGATATTAGTGCATCTGCAGTAAGAGAACTCAGAGAACGTACCGGGGCAGGCATGATGGATTGTAAACATGCCCTTGTAGAGACAAATGGCGATATGGAAAAGGCTATTGATTTCCTTCGTGAAAAGGGAATTGCGAAGGCCGCAAAGAAAGCGGCTCGTACAGCTGCAGATGGTAGGGTTTTCTGCTATTTGCACACCAACGCCAAAATTGCCTCCATGGTTGAGTTGAATTGTGAGACTGACTTCGTGGCGAAGACCGATGAGTTCCAGGAGCTTGGACATGAATTGGCTATGCAGGTGGCAGCTACTGCACCTTTATATATAGATCCTGAAGAGATTCCTACCGAGGTTCTGGATAGAGAGAAAGATATCTATCGTCAGCAAGCTCTTGACGAGGGGAAACCTGAGAAGATCGTAGATAAGATAGCGGAAGGGAAGGTTCAGAAGTATTACGAAACAGTCTGTCTTCTTGAACAGCCCTACATCCGTGATGGAGATAAGAAAGTTAAAGATTTGGTTATAGCAAACATAGCCAAACTGGGCGAAAATATAAAGGTTGGAAAAATCGCCCGATTTGCTATTGGCGAATAA
- a CDS encoding 2-hydroxyacid dehydrogenase: MALPKVYVSQRILKEGRDILEGQVSYRMWEGEGAPDRDILLREVQFIDGLLSMPADKIDEEFFQQAPHLKVVSQHAVGFDNIDIEAATRHGVLICNTPDVLTDATADLAFTLLLAVARRLVECSGYLRRGEWRTWYPDMWLGMDTARKTLGIIGFGKIGQAMARRGRGFGMSIVYFNPSPKPEAEKELGARRVSLDELLRISDYVSIHCPLTSETRGLIGEAELKKMKSTAILINTARGLVVDQRALYKALSEKWLWGAGLDVFEVEPVPADEPLLSLSNVTVMPHMGSATLDSRGGMSRLAAQNLIDALQGRRPAYVVNPEVLDR, from the coding sequence TTGGCTTTACCGAAAGTGTATGTAAGTCAGCGTATATTGAAAGAGGGCAGAGACATTTTAGAGGGGCAGGTCTCTTATCGTATGTGGGAAGGAGAAGGTGCCCCAGACAGAGACATTTTATTACGAGAGGTTCAATTTATAGATGGACTTCTTTCCATGCCGGCTGACAAAATTGACGAAGAGTTTTTTCAACAAGCTCCTCATCTTAAGGTGGTAAGTCAGCATGCTGTTGGATTCGATAATATAGATATTGAAGCGGCAACTCGTCATGGAGTTCTTATTTGCAATACTCCAGACGTCTTGACTGATGCTACAGCGGATTTGGCTTTTACGCTTCTTCTAGCTGTAGCTCGACGTCTTGTAGAGTGCAGTGGATATTTGAGAAGAGGGGAATGGAGAACGTGGTATCCTGATATGTGGCTTGGTATGGATACTGCTCGAAAAACCCTTGGTATTATTGGGTTTGGAAAAATCGGACAAGCTATGGCACGGCGAGGCCGGGGTTTTGGCATGTCTATTGTATATTTTAACCCGTCTCCTAAACCAGAGGCAGAGAAAGAGTTAGGGGCGAGACGTGTTTCTCTAGATGAATTATTACGCATATCAGATTATGTTTCTATCCATTGTCCTTTAACGTCAGAGACGCGAGGACTTATAGGAGAAGCAGAGCTTAAAAAGATGAAATCAACGGCTATTCTTATTAATACAGCGAGGGGATTGGTTGTGGATCAACGAGCTTTGTATAAAGCTTTATCGGAGAAGTGGTTATGGGGTGCGGGGCTTGATGTTTTTGAAGTCGAGCCCGTTCCCGCAGATGAACCATTGCTTTCCTTGTCTAACGTTACGGTTATGCCTCACATGGGAAGTGCCACTTTAGATTCTCGTGGAGGCATGAGTCGGCTGGCAGCTCAAAATCTTATTGACGCATTGCAAGGGCGACGTCCAGCTTATGTAGTTAATCCTGAAGTTTTGGATAGGTAA
- a CDS encoding metal-sensitive transcriptional regulator, giving the protein MGKNSLVNKLDDMSPAAKAMFNRLRRVEGQLRGIQRMILEDKPCYDVLLQLSAARKAMQKACIEILKNYINKCVHEAQDPDLDNLEKLIEALIDIAPAGMVFKNDEDEEKNEKKA; this is encoded by the coding sequence ATGGGTAAAAATTCCCTCGTTAATAAGCTCGACGATATGTCACCAGCAGCAAAAGCAATGTTTAACCGGTTACGAAGAGTTGAAGGGCAACTTCGCGGCATTCAAAGAATGATTCTTGAAGACAAACCCTGCTACGACGTGCTCCTTCAGCTTTCTGCAGCGAGAAAAGCCATGCAAAAAGCCTGTATTGAAATATTGAAAAACTACATCAACAAATGTGTTCACGAAGCCCAAGACCCTGACTTGGACAACCTTGAAAAACTCATAGAAGCACTTATTGACATCGCTCCCGCAGGGATGGTTTTCAAGAACGACGAAGATGAAGAGAAGAACGAAAAAAAAGCATAA
- a CDS encoding YbhB/YbcL family Raf kinase inhibitor-like protein, whose amino-acid sequence MKLVCNSFENGAAIPHHHGRLFGNIPPSLVWEDVPDNAVSLVLFCLDPDALAGIWTHWVVYNIPKNNNGLPPDMGRADETSDGIRQGLNSWGEIGYDGPQPPFGVHRYIFTLYALDIELGVKGGASIHSVEKAMKGHIVGTAELMGKFGK is encoded by the coding sequence ATGAAGTTGGTGTGTAATAGTTTTGAAAACGGAGCAGCTATTCCCCATCATCATGGGCGTCTCTTTGGGAACATCCCGCCTTCTTTGGTGTGGGAAGATGTGCCTGATAATGCTGTGAGTTTGGTGCTTTTCTGCCTTGATCCTGATGCTCTTGCCGGCATATGGACCCATTGGGTAGTCTATAATATTCCGAAAAACAATAATGGGTTGCCACCAGACATGGGGAGGGCCGACGAAACGTCTGATGGGATACGACAGGGTCTCAACAGTTGGGGAGAGATTGGGTATGATGGACCGCAACCTCCTTTCGGTGTTCATCGCTATATCTTCACCCTTTATGCTTTGGATATAGAACTTGGTGTGAAGGGAGGAGCCTCAATTCACTCGGTGGAAAAGGCAATGAAGGGACACATTGTTGGGACGGCAGAACTCATGGGAAAATTTGGAAAGTGA
- a CDS encoding M20 metallopeptidase family protein, whose protein sequence is MIEQVLSLEERFRSTYLSYWKDIHTYPELSDQEIRTAEKVATVLRSLGLEVRTGVGTTGVVGLLRGSQNGPTIGLRADMDALSIEEKTGVPFASKNPGIMHACGHDSHTAMLLGAAHILSELKGSIKGVIKFIFQPAEENSPTGGAPGMIRDGVLENPAIDYMIGIHVWPTLKTGTIGVREGAMSAASDRLHITIKGRSAHASTPQRGIDAIVASAQVINALQSIISRNVSPLDQAVITIGTIQGGSRYNIIPEEVFLDGTVRTFDPGTRGKMPEWITRAAKGTAEALGAEAIVDYKFGYPSLMNNVELVNKAKEVIREIVGKRGLIDIKMPDLGGEDFAFFSEKVPAVFAWIGCCPREEACEKYPMLHNNRFIPDESALPYGVKYLVLSTLKLTEMEKR, encoded by the coding sequence ATGATCGAGCAAGTATTGTCTCTGGAAGAACGTTTTCGCTCAACATACCTCTCATATTGGAAAGACATACACACCTATCCCGAACTCAGCGACCAGGAAATTCGAACAGCAGAAAAAGTAGCTACTGTATTGCGCTCTCTTGGACTTGAAGTACGGACAGGAGTAGGAACCACAGGAGTTGTAGGTTTGTTACGAGGCTCTCAAAATGGCCCCACCATCGGTCTTCGAGCTGATATGGACGCTCTCTCCATAGAAGAAAAGACCGGAGTTCCTTTCGCTTCGAAAAATCCCGGAATTATGCATGCCTGCGGTCATGACTCTCACACTGCTATGCTTTTAGGAGCCGCTCATATTCTTTCGGAACTGAAAGGATCCATAAAAGGAGTTATTAAATTTATATTCCAACCGGCAGAGGAAAACAGCCCTACAGGCGGTGCTCCGGGCATGATTCGAGACGGGGTATTGGAAAACCCAGCAATAGATTATATGATTGGAATTCACGTATGGCCTACGTTAAAGACAGGAACAATTGGAGTGCGAGAAGGGGCTATGTCTGCCGCTTCAGATCGTCTTCATATAACTATAAAGGGGAGATCGGCTCACGCCTCCACTCCTCAAAGAGGCATTGATGCCATTGTCGCTTCAGCACAAGTGATCAATGCCCTTCAATCAATAATTTCCAGGAATGTGAGCCCTCTCGATCAAGCTGTTATTACTATAGGAACTATACAGGGTGGAAGCCGTTACAATATTATCCCTGAGGAAGTTTTTCTCGATGGAACGGTGAGAACTTTCGATCCCGGCACACGAGGGAAAATGCCTGAATGGATTACTCGTGCGGCAAAGGGGACGGCAGAGGCCCTTGGCGCAGAAGCAATTGTAGATTATAAATTTGGCTACCCTTCTCTCATGAATAACGTCGAATTAGTGAACAAAGCCAAAGAAGTTATTCGAGAAATTGTTGGAAAAAGGGGACTCATCGACATTAAAATGCCCGACCTTGGCGGAGAAGATTTCGCTTTTTTCAGCGAAAAAGTACCTGCAGTTTTTGCATGGATCGGTTGTTGCCCTCGGGAAGAAGCATGTGAAAAGTATCCTATGCTTCATAATAATCGTTTTATCCCTGATGAATCCGCTCTCCCCTATGGGGTAAAATATTTGGTTTTATCCACTTTAAAACTGACGGAAATGGAGAAAAGATAA
- the pyrH gene encoding UMP kinase: MFKRVLLKLSGEVLAGTKAFGLDFEAIRSICEEIAEVANSGIEIAMVVGGGNMLRGRDVETMGIERAQADYMGMLATVINALALQDTLEKLGVPTRVQTAVEMRQIAEPYIRRRAIRHLEKERIVIFAGGTGSPYFSTDTAAALRAAEVGADCLLKATKVNGIYNEDPEKNPNAILLHRITYMDALQKQLEIMDAAAFSLCMENKIPIVVLNVLKKGNLSDFLLHGKKVGTIVSTGKEEFYSA; the protein is encoded by the coding sequence ATGTTCAAACGGGTGTTACTGAAGCTATCAGGAGAGGTTTTAGCTGGAACGAAGGCTTTTGGGCTTGATTTTGAAGCGATACGCTCTATATGTGAAGAAATAGCGGAGGTAGCGAATTCTGGCATAGAGATAGCCATGGTTGTTGGTGGCGGTAATATGCTTCGCGGCAGAGATGTGGAGACAATGGGTATAGAGAGAGCTCAAGCTGATTATATGGGGATGCTAGCTACTGTTATTAATGCTCTTGCCCTTCAGGATACATTAGAAAAACTAGGTGTTCCTACTCGGGTTCAGACTGCTGTAGAAATGCGTCAGATAGCAGAGCCCTATATTCGGAGACGAGCTATCCGCCATCTTGAAAAAGAGAGAATCGTTATTTTCGCTGGTGGAACTGGGTCGCCTTACTTTTCAACCGATACTGCGGCGGCTCTTCGCGCTGCTGAGGTAGGGGCCGATTGTTTGTTGAAAGCTACAAAGGTAAATGGTATATATAATGAAGATCCGGAGAAAAACCCAAACGCAATTCTTTTACATAGAATAACCTACATGGATGCATTGCAGAAGCAATTAGAAATAATGGACGCGGCGGCTTTTTCTTTATGTATGGAAAATAAGATTCCAATAGTGGTTTTAAATGTTTTGAAAAAAGGTAATTTGAGCGACTTCTTGCTTCATGGGAAAAAAGTTGGCACCATAGTCTCGACGGGGAAGGAGGAGTTTTATAGTGCCTAA
- a CDS encoding NCS2 family permease, protein MASWLESFFKVREAGSNARTEILAGVTTFMTMAYIIFVNPDIMSKAGMPFGPVMSATCLASAFATLLMAFLANYPIALSVGMGLNAFFAFGVVLNMGISWQTALAAIFTEGVIFVALTLTRIREEVVNAIPTSLKIGISTGIGFFITFIGLQSAGIIVKNDAVLVGMGNLKSPSALLAIAGFFLMVILEARKVRGSILWGILIITALSIPFGVTSMPSGIISMPPSIAPIVGKLDFSAFWNADFWIIVFTFFFVDFFDTVGTLVGVTNRAGMLDKEGNLPRAKEALLADAVGTVAGAILGTSTVTSFVESASGVEQGGRTGLTSLVTAILFLLALFFSPIVAVVPPCATAPALIMVGIFMMMSLKGFDFGEWTDIVPACIAIFTMPFSYSIAAGIEFGVISFVIIKICTGRKKEISPMMFLLFLVFILKEVFF, encoded by the coding sequence ATGGCTTCATGGCTCGAAAGTTTTTTTAAGGTACGAGAAGCTGGTAGTAACGCTCGTACAGAAATATTAGCTGGAGTAACCACCTTTATGACGATGGCGTACATTATTTTCGTCAATCCTGACATTATGTCAAAAGCGGGAATGCCTTTTGGCCCTGTTATGTCGGCTACGTGTCTGGCCAGTGCTTTTGCCACATTACTTATGGCTTTTCTGGCTAATTACCCTATCGCCCTCTCTGTGGGTATGGGGCTCAATGCTTTTTTTGCTTTTGGCGTAGTCCTCAACATGGGCATAAGCTGGCAAACAGCCTTAGCTGCTATCTTTACTGAAGGAGTTATTTTTGTAGCATTAACTCTCACCCGCATCCGCGAAGAAGTAGTAAATGCTATCCCCACCTCTCTTAAGATCGGTATATCCACAGGCATCGGCTTTTTCATAACTTTCATAGGCCTCCAAAGTGCCGGCATTATAGTGAAAAATGATGCAGTACTTGTAGGGATGGGGAATTTAAAAAGCCCTTCCGCTCTCCTCGCTATTGCCGGATTTTTTCTCATGGTAATCTTGGAAGCTCGTAAAGTTCGTGGGTCTATTCTTTGGGGGATTTTGATTATCACCGCTCTAAGCATTCCCTTCGGCGTAACATCCATGCCTTCAGGGATTATTTCTATGCCTCCTTCCATTGCTCCTATAGTAGGCAAGCTCGATTTTTCTGCTTTCTGGAATGCTGATTTCTGGATTATTGTCTTTACCTTTTTCTTCGTAGATTTCTTTGACACTGTGGGAACTCTGGTAGGAGTTACAAACAGAGCAGGCATGCTTGACAAAGAGGGGAATTTACCACGAGCAAAAGAAGCTCTGCTCGCAGACGCGGTAGGGACTGTGGCCGGAGCCATTCTTGGAACCTCTACTGTCACTTCTTTTGTTGAGAGCGCTAGCGGTGTAGAACAGGGAGGGCGAACTGGGCTCACATCTCTCGTTACGGCTATTCTCTTTTTGCTCGCTCTTTTCTTCAGCCCCATCGTAGCTGTTGTGCCACCATGTGCTACAGCCCCAGCCTTGATAATGGTGGGTATCTTTATGATGATGAGTCTCAAGGGCTTCGATTTCGGCGAATGGACAGATATCGTTCCTGCATGCATCGCTATTTTCACGATGCCTTTCAGCTATAGCATCGCTGCTGGAATTGAGTTTGGTGTCATTAGTTTTGTAATTATAAAAATCTGTACAGGACGGAAAAAAGAGATTAGCCCCATGATGTTCCTCCTCTTCCTTGTTTTTATCTTAAAGGAAGTATTCTTCTAA
- the frr gene encoding ribosome recycling factor: MPKQEISTMKEKMEKAVEHLKEEYIGIRTGRAHPGLVNDIKVDYYGTQTPIKQLATVSVPEARQIVIAPFDKSILKGIEKAIQASSLGINPQNDGEIIRLTLPELTKERRMELSKVVAKYAEEAKIAIRNLRRDTNDTLKKMEKDSLISEDDQRKYTKDVQDVTDEYIRKIDEILKNKDKEILEGD; this comes from the coding sequence GTGCCTAAACAAGAAATTTCAACAATGAAAGAAAAGATGGAGAAAGCTGTTGAACACCTAAAGGAAGAATATATCGGTATTCGAACAGGTCGTGCCCACCCAGGGCTTGTGAACGATATTAAGGTCGATTATTACGGGACCCAGACCCCTATTAAGCAACTTGCCACAGTTTCTGTGCCCGAAGCCAGGCAGATTGTAATAGCTCCCTTCGATAAGTCGATATTGAAAGGGATAGAGAAGGCCATTCAGGCCTCTTCTCTTGGCATTAATCCTCAAAATGATGGAGAGATCATTCGGTTAACCCTTCCTGAACTCACGAAGGAGCGGCGTATGGAGCTTTCGAAAGTAGTGGCTAAATATGCTGAGGAAGCTAAAATAGCGATTCGTAATCTTCGTCGTGATACGAACGATACTCTGAAAAAGATGGAAAAAGATTCACTGATTAGTGAGGATGATCAGCGGAAATATACTAAAGACGTACAAGATGTTACAGACGAGTATATTCGTAAAATTGATGAGATTTTGAAAAACAAAGATAAGGAAATTTTAGAAGGAGATTAA
- the rpsB gene encoding 30S ribosomal protein S2, giving the protein MSVVSMKQLLECGVHFGHQTRRWNPKMKPYIFTERNGVYIIDLQKTVRGLEKAYSFVREISENGGSVLFVGTKRQAQDTIREEAMRCGQYYINQRWLGGLLTNFSTIRKRVNRMIELRRLTENDTWEDLPKKEVVLLKKELAKLEKYLSGIAGMKALPDALFLIDPRREEIAVLEAKKLMIPVIAIVDTNCDPEMIDYPIPGNDDAIRAIKLISGLMADAVIEGKQGVDAAVEGHEAAEGQEEVGEKDIIEVRERLLETYDDSEEE; this is encoded by the coding sequence ATGTCTGTAGTAAGTATGAAACAGCTTCTTGAATGTGGCGTCCACTTTGGACACCAGACGAGACGGTGGAATCCTAAGATGAAGCCGTATATTTTTACTGAAAGAAACGGAGTCTATATTATTGACCTTCAGAAGACAGTGAGAGGGTTGGAGAAGGCGTATAGTTTCGTACGTGAAATTTCTGAAAATGGTGGTTCGGTTCTTTTCGTGGGAACCAAACGGCAGGCTCAGGATACAATTCGAGAAGAAGCTATGCGCTGTGGGCAATATTATATAAACCAGCGCTGGCTGGGTGGACTTCTTACTAACTTCTCCACCATTCGGAAACGGGTCAACAGAATGATTGAGCTTCGTCGTTTGACAGAGAACGATACATGGGAGGATCTTCCTAAAAAAGAAGTAGTTCTTCTCAAAAAAGAGTTAGCCAAACTTGAAAAATATTTGAGTGGTATCGCTGGGATGAAGGCTCTTCCAGATGCCCTCTTCCTTATCGATCCGCGAAGAGAAGAAATAGCTGTTCTTGAGGCTAAGAAACTTATGATTCCTGTGATTGCCATCGTCGATACAAATTGTGACCCTGAAATGATCGATTATCCTATCCCGGGCAATGATGATGCTATTCGGGCTATAAAGTTGATTTCTGGCCTCATGGCAGATGCTGTAATTGAAGGGAAACAGGGAGTGGATGCCGCAGTTGAAGGGCATGAGGCAGCTGAGGGACAGGAAGAAGTTGGCGAAAAAGACATTATCGAGGTTCGAGAGCGTCTTCTTGAGACTTATGACGATAGCGAAGAAGAATAA